Proteins encoded by one window of Streptacidiphilus sp. PB12-B1b:
- a CDS encoding recombinase family protein — MHQLRADLRTSAFKKRKVVMDDGSADWVVLRPLFRRLLVDLASGAVDGVIFYDLDRLVRRPRDLEDLIDIVEYVKRPVLGATGATAT, encoded by the coding sequence ATGCACCAGCTCCGCGCTGATCTCCGCACCTCCGCCTTCAAGAAGCGCAAGGTGGTCATGGACGACGGCTCGGCCGACTGGGTGGTGCTCCGCCCCCTGTTCCGCCGACTCCTGGTTGATCTCGCCAGCGGCGCCGTCGACGGCGTCATCTTCTACGACCTCGACCGGCTCGTCCGGCGACCCCGCGACCTCGAAGACCTGATCGACATCGTCGAGTACGTCAAGAGGCCCGTGCTCGGCGCCACCGGAGCGACCGCCACATGA
- a CDS encoding serine/threonine-protein kinase codes for MFVGRYRLGPVLGRGGAATVHQALDERLMRQVALKVFRQDADRYLVRRFEAEARLLARLHHPGLVEVFDFGHTAQGPYLALELLPGPPLGVLLRSGPRSLAETLRTGLDLARTLEYVHSQGVVHRDVKPSNILLDQDGRPRLADFGISRAVDTAGSTRTGMIMGTAAYLAPEQVHGRGAGPEADVYALALVLIECLTGEREYPGPAAESAVARLRRSPQIPAGLPWTLTQALDHMTRTDPTERISASECAKRLSAVLEQRTAAPPATPAPLPESRVEPDQHANPPAHKRRWVRPAAVAITAIAGSGLIWSLVAAGPQPSSAAHTASSPVTSAHPAPTSTAADPDASATPRAHGTGPAPTATRHPSAAPATAPMPTLRATGVTGDAKPAQAQHKGNKGNKSNKGKGHRRGHGH; via the coding sequence TTGTTCGTCGGCCGCTATCGCCTGGGGCCGGTCCTTGGCCGTGGCGGGGCTGCCACCGTTCACCAGGCGCTGGACGAGCGGTTGATGCGCCAGGTCGCCCTCAAGGTGTTCCGTCAGGACGCCGACCGGTATCTGGTCCGGCGTTTCGAGGCAGAAGCCCGGCTGCTGGCACGGCTCCACCACCCGGGCCTGGTCGAGGTCTTCGACTTCGGCCACACCGCGCAGGGACCCTACTTGGCACTGGAACTGCTCCCCGGACCCCCACTTGGCGTCCTGCTGCGCAGCGGCCCCCGGTCCCTGGCCGAGACCTTGCGCACCGGCCTGGACCTCGCCCGGACCCTGGAGTACGTGCACAGCCAGGGCGTCGTGCACCGGGACGTGAAGCCGTCGAACATCCTCCTGGACCAGGACGGGCGTCCCAGGCTGGCGGACTTCGGCATCTCCCGAGCCGTGGACACCGCGGGCAGCACCCGCACCGGCATGATCATGGGAACCGCCGCCTACCTGGCTCCGGAACAGGTCCACGGCCGGGGCGCCGGACCCGAGGCAGACGTCTACGCCTTGGCCCTGGTCCTGATCGAATGCCTCACCGGCGAACGCGAATACCCCGGACCGGCAGCCGAATCCGCCGTCGCCCGACTCCGCCGCTCCCCGCAGATCCCAGCCGGGCTGCCCTGGACCCTGACACAGGCCCTGGACCATATGACCCGCACCGACCCCACCGAACGCATCAGCGCCTCCGAGTGCGCCAAACGCCTGAGCGCCGTACTGGAACAGCGCACCGCTGCGCCGCCCGCGACCCCGGCACCTCTCCCCGAGTCGCGCGTCGAGCCGGACCAGCACGCCAACCCGCCTGCGCACAAGCGTCGGTGGGTGCGTCCGGCCGCCGTCGCAATCACCGCTATTGCCGGCAGCGGACTCATCTGGAGTCTCGTGGCCGCCGGCCCGCAGCCCTCCTCCGCCGCTCACACGGCCAGCAGCCCAGTCACCAGCGCACACCCAGCACCCACATCAACCGCAGCCGATCCGGATGCCTCGGCCACCCCGCGCGCACACGGCACCGGACCCGCCCCCACCGCGACTCGCCATCCATCTGCTGCGCCCGCGACGGCTCCGATGCCGACACTGCGGGCCACGGGCGTCACGGGCGACGCGAAGCCAGCCCAAGCCCAGCACAAAGGCAACAAAGGCAACAAAAGCAACAAAGGCAAGGGCCACCGGCGCGGGCACGGGCATTGA
- a CDS encoding MarR family winged helix-turn-helix transcriptional regulator, translating into MSSTTPTSRPLQAAHDACAVTELLEALWGRGQAAAPDGPISSSQLRALLAIEAHEGINLRVLSEVLGSSAPSVSRLCDRLGALGLVERSLGASSRREVELRLSPRGHAAISDLRDYRVRELNAVLQTMEPSEMADLARGLRAFRDAAARAGGAKGSDRLDDARSA; encoded by the coding sequence GTGTCCTCCACCACCCCGACGTCGCGTCCGCTGCAGGCGGCTCATGACGCTTGCGCGGTGACGGAACTGCTTGAGGCCTTGTGGGGGCGCGGTCAGGCCGCCGCGCCCGACGGCCCGATTTCCTCCTCGCAGTTGCGCGCCCTCCTGGCGATCGAGGCCCACGAGGGGATCAATCTGCGCGTTCTGAGCGAGGTGCTCGGCTCCAGTGCTCCCTCGGTCAGTCGTCTGTGCGACCGGTTGGGGGCGCTGGGTCTGGTCGAGCGCTCGCTGGGCGCGTCCAGTCGCCGTGAGGTGGAGCTGCGCCTGAGCCCGCGCGGCCACGCGGCGATATCGGATTTGCGGGACTACCGGGTGAGGGAGCTGAACGCGGTGCTGCAGACCATGGAGCCCTCCGAGATGGCGGACCTGGCCCGTGGCCTGCGGGCGTTCCGCGACGCCGCCGCCCGAGCAGGCGGGGCGAAGGGCTCGGACCGGCTCGACGATGCCCGCAGCGCCTAA
- a CDS encoding recombinase family protein, producing the protein MALKSSEDTSRRVARMHLACARDRKIQGRIAYGWIRTGPDKGKAHPVEAPIVQGIFSACLVGTTAYGIATKLNRWGLPSPAGALWSSTMVNKMLLNPRYCGMVSYAGQHRVEPAVAWDGWSHVLFDDKGRPLLGTSLRPTYPRCAAKNAPQAIPPTKGGRHAEEPLGHGQRDPRAQLGTERG; encoded by the coding sequence ATGGCGCTCAAGTCCTCCGAGGACACCTCGCGCCGCGTCGCCCGCATGCACCTCGCCTGCGCCCGGGACAGAAAGATCCAGGGCCGCATCGCCTACGGCTGGATCCGGACCGGCCCCGACAAAGGCAAGGCCCATCCCGTCGAAGCCCCGATCGTGCAGGGCATCTTCAGCGCCTGCCTCGTCGGCACGACGGCGTACGGCATCGCGACCAAGCTCAACCGGTGGGGCCTCCCCTCCCCTGCGGGAGCACTCTGGTCCAGCACCATGGTCAACAAGATGCTCCTCAATCCGCGCTACTGCGGCATGGTCTCCTACGCCGGCCAGCACCGCGTCGAACCGGCAGTCGCGTGGGACGGCTGGTCACACGTCCTGTTCGACGACAAGGGCCGCCCCCTACTCGGAACATCGCTCCGGCCGACGTATCCACGATGCGCCGCCAAGAACGCCCCGCAGGCGATTCCGCCGACGAAAGGCGGCAGACATGCCGAAGAACCCCTCGGACATGGACAGCGAGACCCACGAGCACAGCTGGGGACCGAGCGTGGATGA
- a CDS encoding PP2C family protein-serine/threonine phosphatase — protein sequence MVTRHHPAPPTSTRRPRPTFPPRTSPHRPDPKLDQVSVLLVEADPGDALLVEKLLAESAVPFTVRRVCSAADAIRELAAAPPQCVLVDLHLPDAQGVEAVARIVAAADEAAVVVLTGLDEEHTGMAAVAAGAQDYLVKGRVSADLLDRALRYAIQRKAAQQAAATLQASELRAQENARLERGLLPVPRLLDTSVQVCARYRPGRSQALLGGDFYDVVQTSDGTVHAVVGDVSGHGPDEAALGVCLRVAWRALILAGERGPDLVALLEQILTAERSGPAIFATLTTLSRSAGGPALEVVRAGHPDVLLRSSDGGVHLAAVPSGPALGLLPGGGAWTTAPLPMDAGTAVVLFTDGLIEGRIGHGPRRLGEEGLLELAGKYAALPPDTFVDTLIRSAETLAAGHGGLADDIALLHLH from the coding sequence ATGGTCACCCGGCACCACCCTGCCCCGCCCACCTCCACCCGCAGGCCCCGACCGACATTCCCGCCCCGTACCTCACCGCACCGCCCCGACCCGAAGCTCGACCAGGTATCCGTCCTGCTCGTCGAAGCCGATCCAGGCGATGCGCTACTCGTGGAGAAATTGCTCGCCGAAAGCGCCGTGCCGTTCACCGTGCGTCGGGTGTGCTCCGCCGCCGACGCCATCCGTGAGCTGGCGGCAGCGCCGCCGCAGTGCGTCCTGGTGGACCTGCACCTGCCCGACGCCCAAGGAGTCGAGGCCGTGGCGCGAATCGTCGCGGCGGCCGACGAGGCCGCGGTCGTGGTCCTGACCGGCCTGGACGAGGAGCACACCGGGATGGCCGCGGTCGCCGCCGGCGCCCAGGACTACCTGGTCAAGGGCCGGGTGTCCGCGGACCTGTTGGACCGCGCCCTGCGCTATGCCATCCAGCGCAAAGCAGCCCAACAAGCAGCGGCCACCCTCCAGGCCAGCGAACTGCGCGCTCAGGAGAACGCCCGCCTGGAACGCGGCCTGCTGCCCGTCCCCCGACTGCTCGACACCAGCGTGCAGGTCTGCGCCCGCTACCGGCCCGGCCGCTCCCAGGCCCTGCTGGGCGGCGACTTCTACGACGTCGTCCAAACCAGCGACGGAACGGTCCACGCGGTCGTCGGCGACGTTTCCGGCCACGGCCCCGACGAGGCTGCCCTGGGGGTCTGCCTGCGGGTGGCCTGGCGCGCCCTCATCCTGGCCGGCGAGCGCGGACCTGACCTGGTCGCACTGCTGGAGCAGATCTTGACCGCCGAGCGGTCCGGGCCGGCGATATTCGCCACCCTGACCACTCTCAGCCGCTCCGCGGGGGGCCCCGCTCTCGAGGTGGTCCGGGCCGGGCACCCCGACGTCCTGCTTCGCTCCTCGGACGGCGGCGTGCACCTGGCCGCGGTGCCCAGCGGGCCCGCGCTGGGCCTGCTGCCGGGGGGCGGCGCCTGGACCACTGCCCCGCTGCCGATGGATGCCGGCACGGCGGTGGTGCTGTTCACCGACGGCCTGATCGAAGGACGCATCGGCCACGGCCCACGGCGCCTGGGCGAGGAGGGCCTGCTCGAACTCGCCGGGAAATACGCCGCCCTGCCGCCCGACACCTTCGTGGACACGCTGATCCGCAGCGCCGAAACGCTGGCCGCAGGCCACGGCGGCCTGGCCGACGACATCGCCCTCCTGCACCTGCACTGA